A region of the Harpia harpyja isolate bHarHar1 chromosome 14, bHarHar1 primary haplotype, whole genome shotgun sequence genome:
CCCTCACCAGAGCCCAAACTCTCTGCTTGTCAGCAGCTGGGCTTATGATGACTGTTTTTTCCGGAGATGGGAGCACATGGCCTTGCAATGCTCAGACCTTTTGGGAGACGAGCGACCTTGTTCTTTGGATTCctcctgtgagagactgaattgttatcttgagctgctTGTCTCAAAGATTGTCAGGTGTGAGAGAGACTTCTCAAGCTATTCATCTCAACAATTGtggactgcttatctcgagcccttttgtctctgagatggcctgtctaagcaggacattcctctgtccataaggtcaattactaggccactgaggcattcaggagaggaaacaggctaaAGCAGACAAGGATGTAAggatgtggaggctaccattctcacggaaactgtagtctttgagataagatttgGTCACAtaaaggtcgtgtgatagacgaaacctgcagcgtgtgaacagtgcatgaacaatacatacgtgcatacctcatcgaaataggccctataaaaaaccgtggagacaagtcGTGGCgtgcacccaccaccaaagaattgaagactgaggaccaacgggacgccgctggatccatggtggtgactatccttgcaactctatcccagctgcttgcttgatttctgccttttcttccattctatcccatcgctactattttctacttttgatacttttgacaataaaaactcttttggatatacggcatttgacctcgtttgtgtcttaatctcgctcttgggatcatatcgaaaccttccccaacattggatcgggacacctCCTAACACAGGCAAGCCATGTTTAATCACAGAGGGGCAAGATGGGGGTGCACAGACCTGTCCAGGGGCAGACGTTTCTGGAGGAGGCTGTCGACCACAGGCTCATGGTGAAAGCAGGCCAGGACATACACTGCCAGGAGCAGGAGGGGCCTGTGGGTGTTCTCTTGCATGGTCTGCAAGCGGCTGTAAAGGACGTGCAGGACTTCTGGCACCTGAAAGGAAGAAGACGAGAAAGAATGCCACAATGCATCCTTTCCCCGTACTTCTACAGAACACAAACACGGTCAGTTAGTTCACGAGCAATGCCTGCTCCCTTGACACGCTGTCAGGGCCTAGTCCTAAACTTCCTAAACGTCACCCTGCCGCTCTGCCCAAGCCCTGGCTCACAGGTTGGGGCGAGTGTGCCCTCGGCACGCAAACATGCACGTGCCCTCGGTTGCTGCACTTGCCTGGGCCCAGCGGTGCCAGGGGCTGAGCACTTTGCGTACACCGAAGAGGTGCACAAGTTTCTCACCGAACAGCCTGGATAACCCTGACCACCGGGCTGTGGCAATGcaagatcaaaaccaaaaccatgctTCAAGCCCATAAAGAAGCCTCACGGTGAAAGGACAGGAACGGGAAGGTCGGTGCATCCCAAAGGTAACTTTCTCACAGCaaggacctgctccagcaggagaCTTGGGACTGCACGTGCCCATGCCCCCTGACTCCGCAGAGCAGAATGTGGCAGGAGGTGCCAACATGCAGCTCGGACCAGTGATACCCTTCGTCTCTGCACACAGGCTGCGTTTCTTTAGCTTGTGTCAACTGCACGAGGTGTAGTGCAACAGCCAACAGAGAAAAGtcaaagccaaaccaaaaaaaatgtcCCTCTTACCTCCTGATATATTAGCTGTCCACATTCTTCCAGAAAGGTAGTCATCCACACCTCCGCGGCCCATGCACGCTCGTCTCTGGTACACTTCAGGCTTTCCGTGATGGTGCTCATGAAGTCTGCGGCCTGTGCTGGGGGAAAATACTTGCAGACAGTCTGGAGCGAAATCAGAAACAGGAGAGACCCAGTCACAACTCTGCACGTCTGCAGAATGGGAAGGAGCCTCGAAGGGACTCTTAAGTTCAGCGGTTCGCCTGTCATGGAAGGGGCAATCACAGTACACTCCGGCCATTTATATTTTATGGAGCCAAGAGATTTAGAAGCGTCTCCTCTCACGTTTGCTTATCTGCAAAGCTTGTCTTCTGACAACAGCACtctctcatgcacacacacacacaaacacgaCGTGGTATCCGCTCCTTTGACAGTGTGCCTAAAGGCCAGGCACGTCTCGAAGCCTCCTGCCACTTGCTAACAAGGGAGGTGCTGGCATGACAGCTCCCTCTGGAAATGGCGTGGGAGcctggagggagcagggggatgtgcaGGAGCCCAGTCGCCAAGCCCCATACCGGGGCCGGTTACCTTTGCTATTTCATAAGAGGTCTCAAGCAGAGGCACGTCGTCGGTGGCGTCCAGCCCTTTACGCAGGCACGCAATGTCACCCGCCTCGGGTGCCACATTCCTGGTCTTGGCTGGGAGAAGCACCAGGTAAAAAGGAGAGTCACATTTACAGGAACCCAACCATCAGCCCCAGCTATCGAAAAAGGAGGACCCAGGGTTGGGGCAGCAAAGGCCAGGAATTCGGCGCAGCGGGATGTGACTAGCCAGCCTCTGCAGGCAATAAATCCCAGGCTGGGCAGACCCGTCCTCCTCTCCCTGGCACTGCCTGCGGGGAGCTGGCAGGTGCCATCCTcatgccagcagctgcctcccctATGCCATTCACAGGGCAGGGATGGCTCTGGGAGGGAGGAAATATCCTCAGCACAGAGGGATGCTGCTCACTGAAGCGCAGGCAGGAACTCATTTCTAACCGATTTCTTTGCAGGGACAGTGATTTTGTAGGGCCACAGAATACCCCGTCTACAACCTTCCTCCCTTGCGGAGAGCATTTCTTGGCTGGCTGGAGAGGGGTTTAACCAgaaccccccccacctcctgctctgggccagcagctggagtCCCTGCTCCAAAACTCTGGGCAGCTCACTGATTTCCCCTCTGGTCCTGGGCAGATTTCCTTCCTGGTAGGCACGTGTTTGGGGAAATCATCTGGGGAGCTGCCTGTTGTCAGCAAGGGGAAAGGCACCCTCAAATTTTTGGGCACTTTGTCTGAGCACCCCGTCTCGCCGGGACGTGGAGGGCTCCGTTCACAGAGGGGGACAGTGCCTGGCATTGGAGACTAGGTCCTGCTCTCAGACAGCAGTGGGGGATGGCCCTGACTGCCCTGGACAGGGAGAGGACAGAGCGGGTAGGGCTAAGAAACCAGGCGAGCGCGTGGCCTCCCTTTTCCCTCCTGGGGATGGCGTCTGGCCCCGTGGCATCCCGGTGGCACCAGGCAGAGAAGGGAGGTCTGATCAGGCTGACCGAGCCTGGCAAGCCCCCTCTGTCCTCACCTTGCATTTGGAGAAGGTGACCCAGGCAGACCCCTGCCCAGCGGCGGGATGTGGCCAGGGATTCAGTAGTCAGAGGTCCCAGCAGCCCCACCAAGAAGCCAAACTGCTTGCAAGCGCATCCTCTCTGCAGGGGCAAGAGGCAGGAAAAGCATCGCAGGTAGACCCGCTGCCCACTCACCTCTCCCAGCCATGCTGCCCGGAGCAGGGATCAGGCAAAGGAGAGGGCAGAGGTGCCACCCGGACACTCCACAAAACCTGAAACCCAGCGCCCAGCCAAGCAGGGCTCTCTTCTGGGGCTGCGACGGACAGGGAAAGGCATGGGGCACACAGGAGCTCCCTACTCACCATGACCTTGAATCGCTCCTCGCAATCACCCAGCAGCTGGGCGCAGACCTGCAAGGCCCTCTCCCGCTCCCACGCTTTGGCCGAGGCGAGCCAGCGCTGCAGGACCTGGCGCAGGGGGTTATCCTGTCTCACGACGGGCATCTTTCTCTCCCTGACATCCCTCCatctccctcctctggacccttCCTTGATGGCCTGCCCTGTGGCTCTGCATGGCCCCCAGACCCACCGAGCACTGGCAGTGCTGCCTTCGCAGCCCCGCTCTCTAAGCCCCCCAAATCTCCGCCCCAGCTTCGGAGCCACTCTTTCCCCATCACCCCATGGCTGCTCACATGGACCACGTCCTCAAAGCAGGTAGAGGTCACCTCTGCCTCGAGAAGGGCTACTATAATCCGGCCCAGACCTTCCAAGCACAACATGTGCAGAgtctgaaagcaagaaaaggaggaCTGAGCTTTGGCATCAcggggggctgccagggcacgctgagGTGGGATCCTGACCAAGAGGTGGGCAGGGCCAGGATGGCGGGTACCTGTATGTTCCGAGTTTGCCTCgctgtcttccctctcccttccgtCTCCTCTTTGGAAGGAAAGGATAAGATGGTGTGGCAGCACTCAGCCAGCAGGTTGCAGCTTTCCTCCCTGCTCAAAGATGGCTTCAGCTTCCTggccagagaaaaaaaaggaagagaaaaacaacacGGGGACTCACTAGCTCTCTCCAGAGCGGCTCAAATGACAACTGGGTTTGTCCTAACGGAGAGACATCAGAAATGAGAAACACCGTCCCACCCCGCAGACCCTGCTACTCCCAGAACTACGCTTAAGGCCACAGGGCTGCACCAGCTGGCCGGGTGGGGAAACAGAGGGAGTCCGAGGGTCTGGGCCGTAGACCTTACCTCAACTGCACCAGACCGAGAGACACTTGGGACACTGTGGAGTCCCAGGGCTCCTCCATTGTCCAGTCCTGCAAGGTCAAGAGACATGCACAAAGTGGGCGGTGGGGACAGGCTTTTTGCGGgggacaggctctgctgccagACCTGCGTAGAAACACTTGCACGCTTCTACTGGCTGGGCTGGTCGTGTTTTGGAGGGCCAGAGCAGACAGGCAGCACAAGAAGCTCCTCCAGCCAGACCCGCCAGCCCATGCTGCCGGCGTTTTGATGATCGCTCTTTAGCATCGAATGACATAGAATGCCCTGTTCCTACCAGCACCTTCACTTTGTAAGGCGGCTTTGCCTGAGACGGGGTTGAACTTGCCAAGGACATGCCCCACCACATCCCATGCTGAACGGCTCCGGGCACTGGCGCTGAGCAGCTCCTTGAGGAAATCCAGAACTGCCCTCGTCACCTGCCATGGCTTCCCACCTGTGAGACCTCTCCCTGTGTCTGACAGggctggacatggccctgggcacTAGGGCAGAGCTCCTCAGGCACACCAGAGCCCCAGGCAGATGGCAGAGCATCCCCTCCACAGGAGGTAAGCCCCAGTGACACTTGGGTCCCTCCTGGGTTGCTCTTCTCTTGCCTGAAAGAAGCCTCAGggctcctctgctctccctgtACCTTCAGTAAAGGCTCCCTAGCTCCTCTGGCACCCAGCAGCTCCCCGACACCTTGTGGTACTTGCACAGACCCCATGGCCACGCCGGGTCCTGTGCACTGCCTGACCTTGGTCGCCCAGAAAGTGTCTTGGTACAAGACGAGCTGATCCCAGGCGTATTCTCGGTGCTGTTCCTCGTGCAGGAGGACGCCAATCATGGCAGCCACCGCCCTGAGGACAGCTTGCTTGtcctggagagggaagggagggctgAAGATCTGCTTAGACCTCAGCATCCCCTGGCCACAAGTCCTACCCGTCCCAGAAAGAGGTACCCCGCAGAAGAAGGGCTCGCTCCAGAGGACGAAAAGCAATTCCCCATGCTGGCACCCAACACCCCACTGCTAAAAGGTCCCAGGATTTGGCTGCTTCTTGTcagggagcccccagccctgggcatggtACTGGCAGACtcctggcctgggggggggcttTCTCAGTCCCTGGGCTGGAAAGGCAGCTGccctcacctcttcctccttgcagCCCAGCCAGTTTTGCACCACGTAGCAATAGAGGGGGTAAACCCGTTCACAGATATGCGCTTCCCCGATGCGAGGGAAGGGGCATTTGTCCCAGGAGTGGAAGTAAGTCTTCACCCCTTTCAACCATTGCTCCAGAACTGcagcaaaagaagggaaaaagggccACGTGGGCGTCTGCGGCGGGAAGGGTACCTTGCACTCTCACCCAAGCCTGCTTTAAGCACAGCCCCCAGCTTGCCAGGTTTTGGCTTGAGACCACATCTGGATTCAGGCGCAAACCGTGCGCTTGAGGTGTCTGcgctctttctcttctcctccccgcCACAGCTTCTCCTCCTCACATGCCTGTTCCCCTCCAGCATATACCCGCTGCATCCCTTGCCCTTCCCTGCCCAAATATTTGCCCTTCAGCACAGGCACATGAAGCCGGTcaaaaggctcaggaccaggcagCGCAAAGGCACCCGTGACGTTCCTCTGTGCAGGTACCCAGCGTCTCCACGTCCTGCCCACCAGAAACCTCTGACGCTTCACCCGCCGTTCCTACACGCTCACGATGGTTTGGCATTGCCGAGGCCCGACCTCGCTACGGGCTCGGACCCGCCGTGCCTGCGCCGAGATCAGAGCGAGCCGGCCCGTACCCTTCCCCTGCCTTCAGGGCCACGGCTGAGGGTCCGACACTCACCACCGCAGACGGCACGCCGGACCCGTCCGCTCCCCACTTGGCTCAGCACGGCACGGAGGGCGAGCAGCGTCATTCCGGCAAAGGGGATGCATCGCAGGGCTGCagagagggcagggcagagggataGAGCGTGGACGCAGTCAGCCGGAGCCACGGTGGGGGGACCCTGGGGTCCAGCCCTCAACGCGACTGCCCAGCAGAAGGGCCAGGACTGTTGGGATGTGGGGGACATGCTGCAGGGCCAGGGGGACACGAGTGATATCTGCGGGACGGAGGAGGCCCCCGACGATGGGGAGGGCTCCTGACGGGCTGCTTCCCTgagagggagcagggaagggctttggtgggcatgGGGAGGATGGTGTGGGGCAGAGCCCCTGAAGGTTTGGTCTCTGACACGTTCCTGCCCTCAGAGCACTACGATTGAGGCTGTGAGGCAGAGCTCCcgctcagccccagccctggcaatGGAGCCTGGCAAGGAGGCACCGCAACCCCATAGCCCTCCAGTTCGGTACAGAGCATCTGGGAGGGGAAGGATCCCCTCTCCCAGTTATCACGGACCATAACTCAAAGCAGGAGGCCAGGGTTCCATACCGTAGCTGCTGGCAAGTTTGCCCAGGGTGACAAAGACAAATTCCTCAGAGCTTCCCCCCATGGCTTTCAGGTGTCCCTGGAGCTCGGACATCACGAAATGGAAGTGGGAGCCAGCCAGAGCCACCAGGATGTCACTAGCGGCTGTCCTCACGTCATCGGTCACACCCTAAAAAAGCACCACAGGTGAAACACTCCGCGGGAAAAAGGCTGAGGCGCTCGGACGGGGATAAACCGGCCAGCAGTGACCTCAGGGCTAGCGGAGAGACAGTCCCGTCTCCCCAGCAAGACCCCATGGGGACGTCTGCACCCCAGGCCAGGCATTTGCCACTTTTCGTGCCCTGGGGAAGGCGAGCAGGATGGGTAACAGAGACTTGAACCCAACTCTCCCCAGGCAGACCATGTCCGCCCCTCTTCAGAGCTCTCTACAGGCCCTCACCAAATGCCCCACAAGAACGAGTCCCCAGAGCCTCTCCCTAAGCAAAGACTTGCCAGCAGCTGGAATTGGGAGCCTGTGTGTCCCACCTCCATCCTCCAAACGTGGCTCATTAGTCACCTCGCACAGAGGGGCTCGCTGGCTCTATACGCACCCCAGCGCGGCACTGGATACGGTCTCTCCTCTCCAGGGAGGGCTccccaggagaagcagctctCGCAGGGGCACTGGGGAACCTCCGTCTTCAAAGAGAACAAGCTCACCTGGGCGGCTCTTATGTCACCAGACGCTTCAGCTATCAGGCGGTTCAAGACACCGCTCTGCAAACGGCCGTCACCTCCCTGCAAGGCGCTCTCCAGCTGGCGGTAAGTCTGCACTCGGTCACCCTGAGGACAGACCGCGAAAGGGAGACATTAAGACTTACTTTGTCCTCATTCctggggagctgccagccctTGCTCTCCGGAGAGCCTGTGAACGGCACCATCACCTCGTGCCCCCAGCTCATGTCTGCGACAGAAAGGAGCTGAGGGAGCAGCTGCCCTGGAGACGGTGTCCGAGCACCAGCCACCAACCCGAGGTCATACTGATGCCAGGCCAGGTCCTCCCCAAACCCACCACTCCTATGGACACAGCCCAGCGCCAGAGGGAACGCTGGGATGCGGGACATGTGGCACTTGCCCTCTcctgggcagggaaggcagggctggggggggagccCTCAAGCCTCTGGCAGCACAGTGGGATGCCCCCGTCTCACCTTGTTGTCTTGTAGACGCTCCAGCAGAGAAGTCACAACGGCAGCAACGGTGGGGCCAGCCGCAGGGACAGAACCCATCACCCTGCTTCTGCCCCCGGGATGCGTAGGTCTTGACTGGAGACCTACACACAGGCAGCAACCTGGAAGGAAAGAATCAAACAGCTTTCGGAGGGGCCCAGCAACAGAGTGGATGGAGACAAGCTGGAGGTCACAGGCAATCCCCATTAGACATCCAGGGCAGACATTTGCAGCAAGAGTCACGAGAGGCCAGCGAGGCCACCGGTGGgctctccgtccttggagatgctcaaaccTCGAGGGGACTCGGTCCACCACAGACGACTGTGATGGGTCCTGCCTCCAGCGTGCTTTagccccctgccagcccctcacCTTCAAGCACTCTCAGCCTCCTCATCGCAGCAGGATTCCCTGGACGGACAGACTGGTCTCTCCAGGTCTTCCTCCTGCAAAAGCTGTGAGCAACTGGCCCAGGGAGGGACACTGGAACCAGAACATTGGAACCAACCATTGTGACACCATCACGCAACCCGGCTGACAGAACAATTCACCTTGGGTCCCGGCAGGGGGGAACAACACGGACCTGGGGCGAGGATGGGCCTTTAGAGAAAGCTGTTGCTAAAAATCATTTGCGGGCTACAGGCAAATTCAAGCCGTGGGGAATGGGGAAACACTGCGCTGCAGGGCCCCGCAGCAGGGCCCCTGGCCCCGTGTCACTGCAGCCCTTTGTGGGCTCGGGGAAAAGAGTAGCTGCCACTTCCCACTGAGTTTAGCTGGATTTGTGGTTACTCATTAATACTTtaaatctctgctttttctttgaaaaagaaaaactgttactAATGGCTGGTAACTCAGAGTtcctgtatttaaagtacttcagtgttaatgCCGAATTTGAAAGCAGGGCAATCATGTTAAACAAAAgcgtgacctgaatttgccaggttgtctctaaagagttgtaagcttctgtgacaacaacagataatgtatttgaaaagtaaatttagccttattcaaatacgccttgcttaaggagatgtaaattaatattttcttccctttcggccttttacaaatagccttttcttacaagcacttgaCGTAAATGTCATC
Encoded here:
- the LOC128150672 gene encoding maestro heat-like repeat-containing protein family member 2B: MEEPWDSTVSQVSLGLVQLRKLKPSLSREESCNLLAECCHTILSFPSKEETEGRGKTARQTRNIQTLHMLCLEGLGRIIVALLEAEVTSTCFEDVVHVLQRWLASAKAWERERALQVCAQLLGDCEERFKVMRGCACKQFGFLVGLLGPLTTESLATSRRWAGVCLGHLLQMQAKTRNVAPEAGDIACLRKGLDATDDVPLLETSYEIAKTVCKYFPPAQAADFMSTITESLKCTRDERAWAAEVWMTTFLEECGQLIYQEVPEVLHVLYSRLQTMQENTHRPLLLLAVYVLACFHHEPVVDSLLQKRLPLDRDAMELWSILGRSSLGVQVLKYLTQKLEAAGENSPGPHSAAHELDHSQAALESLTLPRAISEVVFMLPAKERVQRLLPRLLPGLLGEISKALGEGMLLAPLRCQRGLFLPAF
- the LOC128150673 gene encoding uncharacterized protein LOC128150673 gives rise to the protein MVGSNVLVPVSLPGPVAHSFCRRKTWRDQSVRPGNPAAMRRLRVLEGCCLCVGLQSRPTHPGGRSRVMGSVPAAGPTVAAVVTSLLERLQDNKGDRVQTYRQLESALQGGDGRLQSGVLNRLIAEASGDIRAAQGVTDDVRTAASDILVALAGSHFHFVMSELQGHLKAMGGSSEEFVFVTLGKLASSYALRCIPFAGMTLLALRAVLSQVGSGRVRRAVCGVLEQWLKGVKTYFHSWDKCPFPRIGEAHICERVYPLYCYVVQNWLGCKEEEDKQAVLRAVAAMIGVLLHEEQHREYAWDQLVLYQDTFWATKVRQCTGPGVAMGSVQVPQGVGELLGARGAREPLLKVQGEQRSPEASFRQEKSNPGGTQVSLGLTSCGGDALPSAWGSGVPEELCPSAQGHVQPCQTQGEVSQVGSHGR